Below is a genomic region from Macaca thibetana thibetana isolate TM-01 chromosome 1, ASM2454274v1, whole genome shotgun sequence.
acacctcCACATGGACATGCACACctccatatgcacacacatgcacacctccatatgcacacacacaccttcacatgcacatgcacacctccatatacacacacacctccaccTGCACACACACTTCACATGCACTTGCACACTtccacctgtgcacacacacaccacatgcacacacacacctccacatgcacacgcacacctCCACATGCACAGATACACCTCcacctggacacacacacacttccacatgcacacacacacctccacccACGCACACACACCTCCACATGCACAGATACACctccacctgcacacacacacctccacctGCACACATACCTGCACCTGCACATGCACACCTCCACCTGCACATGCACACCtccacatgcacatgcacacttccacctgcacacatacacctccacctgcacacacacctCCACCTGCACACGCACACATCCACATGCACAGATACACCtctacctgcacacacacacacctccacatgcacacaaacacctccacatgcacacgcacacctCCACATGCACAAATACACCTTCACCTGCACACGCACACC
It encodes:
- the LOC126948990 gene encoding von Willebrand factor D and EGF domain-containing protein-like isoform X2 gives rise to the protein MRCTCAYGGLRVQLEVCVCRWKCVCAGGGVCVQVEVYLCMWRCVCAGGGVCVCRWRCICAGGGVSVQVEVCVCRWKCACAGGGVCVPVEVCVCTWKCICACGGLCVHVEVCVCMWRCTCACGGVRVQVEVYVGRWKRACACGGVRVQVKVYLCMWRCACACGGVCVHVEVCVCAGRGVSVHVDVCVCRWRCVCRWRCMCAGGSVHVHVEVCMCRWRCACAGAGMCAGGGVCVQVEVYLCMWRCVCVGGGVCVHVEVCVCPGGGVSVHVEVCVCMWRCVCACGVCVHRWKCASACEVCVQVEVCVYMEVCMCM